One window of the Archaeoglobus sulfaticallidus PM70-1 genome contains the following:
- a CDS encoding flavodoxin family protein — protein sequence MILGICGSPRKKATEHVLREALAMLEKDGIETEFFTVRKKEISFCQHCDYCLKKKECRIRDDMYELYPLMKEAEGYIFATPVYNGGVSAQIKAVMDRTRAIVVENMDVFRHKIGMAIAVGGDRIGGQELAIQQIHTFFILNGIIPVSGGFFGANLGATFWSKDTLDGVMEDEGGFRSLRKTVRRFKEMYFRICRGNQNPK from the coding sequence ATGATACTCGGAATCTGTGGGAGTCCGAGAAAGAAAGCTACCGAACATGTTCTCAGAGAAGCTCTGGCAATGCTTGAGAAGGATGGCATCGAAACGGAGTTCTTCACCGTCAGAAAAAAGGAGATAAGCTTCTGCCAGCACTGTGACTACTGTCTGAAAAAGAAGGAGTGCAGGATCAGGGATGACATGTATGAGCTGTATCCTTTAATGAAAGAGGCAGAGGGTTACATTTTTGCCACCCCGGTTTACAATGGTGGTGTCAGTGCACAGATCAAGGCCGTGATGGATAGAACGAGGGCCATAGTGGTGGAGAACATGGATGTTTTCAGGCACAAGATTGGCATGGCCATAGCTGTAGGGGGAGACAGAATTGGTGGACAGGAACTCGCAATTCAGCAAATTCACACATTTTTTATCCTAAACGGAATAATTCCTGTGAGTGGCGGCTTTTTTGGAGCGAATCTCGGAGCGACATTCTGGTCGAAGGATACGCTTGATGGAGTCATGGAGGATGAAGGGGGATTCAGAAGCTTGAGGAAAACTGTGAGGAGATTTAAAGAGATGTACTTCAGAATCTGCCGAGGCAACCAGAACCCGAAGTAA
- a CDS encoding acyl-CoA dehydrogenase family protein, which produces MVNFELTQEQKDIQKAAREFAENEFTKERAEEADEKEEFPFELWKKACELGFIGIHFPEEYGGAGMGILENVLVVEEFCRADSTLGSAIILSDFSSEVVMRFGSEDLKSEVLPKVAGGKAITAGCYTEPEAGSDLTAIKTKAEKDGDEWVINGTKTFITNGTIADYYIVLAVTDPDAKPRYRGFTTFLVRKDAEGLSTNKIGKKMGIRASPTAEVIFKNVRVSEEDIIGQLNRGFYQVLEFFDESRIEIAAQALGIAQGAFDRTVKYVKERKQFGQPIGGFQALQHRIADLRTLIECTRLLIYKSAWNYDQGRIDPGLTSMAKYMAGKVAVKVCDEAIQMHGGYGYIGEYDVERFYRDSKITEIYEGTKEVQLNTIAKDVLGKFK; this is translated from the coding sequence ATGGTTAATTTCGAACTTACTCAGGAGCAGAAGGATATCCAGAAAGCCGCAAGAGAGTTTGCGGAAAATGAGTTCACGAAAGAGAGGGCAGAGGAGGCTGATGAGAAAGAAGAATTCCCGTTTGAGTTGTGGAAGAAAGCTTGTGAGCTTGGTTTCATTGGCATACACTTCCCCGAAGAGTATGGCGGCGCAGGAATGGGCATTCTGGAGAATGTCCTCGTGGTTGAGGAGTTCTGCAGAGCAGATAGCACGCTCGGCAGTGCAATTATTCTTTCCGATTTCTCATCGGAAGTTGTTATGAGGTTTGGAAGTGAGGATCTGAAGAGTGAGGTTCTGCCGAAGGTTGCTGGAGGAAAGGCCATAACTGCCGGTTGCTACACCGAGCCGGAAGCTGGAAGTGATTTAACCGCCATAAAGACGAAGGCTGAGAAGGATGGAGATGAATGGGTAATAAATGGCACCAAAACATTCATCACAAATGGCACAATTGCCGATTACTACATTGTTTTAGCCGTAACAGATCCAGATGCTAAACCGAGATACAGAGGATTCACGACATTCCTTGTGAGGAAGGATGCTGAAGGATTATCAACAAACAAGATCGGCAAGAAGATGGGAATAAGAGCCTCCCCAACAGCAGAGGTGATTTTCAAGAATGTGAGGGTATCTGAGGAGGACATAATCGGCCAGCTTAACAGGGGTTTCTATCAGGTTCTCGAGTTCTTCGATGAGAGCAGAATTGAGATTGCCGCTCAGGCTCTCGGAATAGCTCAGGGTGCCTTCGACAGAACGGTAAAGTATGTTAAGGAGAGAAAGCAGTTCGGTCAGCCGATTGGTGGATTCCAGGCCTTGCAGCACAGAATAGCCGATCTGAGAACCCTTATTGAGTGTACGAGGCTTCTGATATACAAATCAGCCTGGAACTACGATCAGGGAAGAATCGATCCCGGTCTGACATCAATGGCGAAGTACATGGCTGGCAAGGTGGCTGTGAAGGTATGCGATGAGGCGATACAGATGCATGGAGGCTACGGCTACATCGGAGAGTACGATGTTGAGAGGTTCTACAGAGACTCGAAGATAACCGAGATATACGAAGGAACGAAAGAGGTTCAGCTGAACACAATAGCCAAGGATGTGCTTGGCAAGTTCAAATAA